A genomic window from Brassica oleracea var. oleracea cultivar TO1000 chromosome C8, BOL, whole genome shotgun sequence includes:
- the LOC106312478 gene encoding iron-sulfur assembly protein IscA, chloroplastic-like isoform X2 — MMALAGITTSNPTFLQLRVSNTSLRHVAPRNLISFPRSSYVNLNRRNRLCVRSSSSSAPVEGLKSAISLTESALKHLNKMRTERGEDLCLRIGVKQGGCSGMSYTMDFENRANARPDDSTIEYEGFAIVCDPKSMLFLFGMQLDYSDALIGGGFSFSNPNATQTCGCGKSFAAEM; from the exons ATGATGGCGTTGGCTGGAATCACGACTTCGAATCCAACGTTTCTTCAGCTCAGGGTCTCTAACACAAGCTTACGTCATGTGGCTCCACGTAACTTGATTTCATTTCCTCGTTCGTCATACGTGAATCTCAATCGGAGAAACCGTCTCTGTGTTCGATCCTCCTCCTCCTCTGCTCCAG TGGAGGGATTGAAGTCGGCGATATCTTTGACGGAGAGTGCGCTTAAGCATCTGAATAAGATGAGAACAGAGCGTGGGGAAGATTTGTGTTTGAGAATTGGTGTGAAGCAGGGAGGATGCTCGGGGATGTCTTACACGATGGACTTTGAGAACAGAGCTAACGCAAGACCTGATGATTCCACCATTGAATATGAAGGCTTCGCTATAG TTTGTGATCCGAAGAGCATGCTCTTCCTTTTCGGAATGCAGCTTGATTATAGTGACGCTTTAATCGGTGGAGGCTTCTCTTTCTCAAACCCCAACGCTACACAAACCTGTGGATGTGGGAAGTCTTTTGCTGCCGAGATGTAA
- the LOC106312478 gene encoding iron-sulfur assembly protein IscA, chloroplastic-like isoform X1, whose protein sequence is MMALAGITTSNPTFLQLRVSNTSLRHVAPRNLISFPRSSYVNLNRRNRLCVRSSSSSAPVASAVEGLKSAISLTESALKHLNKMRTERGEDLCLRIGVKQGGCSGMSYTMDFENRANARPDDSTIEYEGFAIVCDPKSMLFLFGMQLDYSDALIGGGFSFSNPNATQTCGCGKSFAAEM, encoded by the exons ATGATGGCGTTGGCTGGAATCACGACTTCGAATCCAACGTTTCTTCAGCTCAGGGTCTCTAACACAAGCTTACGTCATGTGGCTCCACGTAACTTGATTTCATTTCCTCGTTCGTCATACGTGAATCTCAATCGGAGAAACCGTCTCTGTGTTCGATCCTCCTCCTCCTCTGCTCCAG TGGCATCTGCAGTGGAGGGATTGAAGTCGGCGATATCTTTGACGGAGAGTGCGCTTAAGCATCTGAATAAGATGAGAACAGAGCGTGGGGAAGATTTGTGTTTGAGAATTGGTGTGAAGCAGGGAGGATGCTCGGGGATGTCTTACACGATGGACTTTGAGAACAGAGCTAACGCAAGACCTGATGATTCCACCATTGAATATGAAGGCTTCGCTATAG TTTGTGATCCGAAGAGCATGCTCTTCCTTTTCGGAATGCAGCTTGATTATAGTGACGCTTTAATCGGTGGAGGCTTCTCTTTCTCAAACCCCAACGCTACACAAACCTGTGGATGTGGGAAGTCTTTTGCTGCCGAGATGTAA
- the LOC106308869 gene encoding putative F-box protein At5g62660, with protein MSLCTVTPELPMHLVTDEILTRLPSKSLMGFMCVSKPWLSLIRSRYFCNRFLTVPSPRLYMCLRDQTTYDDYVLLTLAPQDTGPATSTFVVDHSQNDTQMGGYILQNLGGFMFYVYWKKPRIHNPATGQFITLPFSKSKHMVVPPGGEKNVAYFFGYDPISNKYKVISLVSVFLEETRVVISSENRVLVLKHGRGSWRKAALTPTDFCPHVPSKGGISIDGVIYYLAWLDLYRLVVVSFDIRSEEFNMIHVPKLDESILKDDLTLLECGGKATLFDQINLRDKGVLALWTVEDVGSEKWSCKSLVLKPSQLPLVNSFKVQGTTQNGNVLLIPEDFISPFHILSYDLRSNDMRKIEIEVSSVTDSTWLDFALDPEEDLDDN; from the exons ATGAGTTTGTGTACCGTTACACCGGAGCTTCCTATGCATTTAGTGACGGATGAGATTCTCACGAGATTGCCTTCGAAATCCCTGATGGGATTCATGTGCGTTTCAAAGCCCTGGTTATCACTCATCCGCTCACGTTATTTCTGTAACCGTTTCCTCACCGTCCCATCCCCTCGTCTTTACATGTGTTTACGGGATCAAACCACCTACGATGACTATGTCCTACTCACACTGGCTCCTCAAGACACTGGGCCCGCTACGTCTACCTTTGTAGTTGACCACAGTCAGAACGACACACAGATGGGAGGTTACATCTTGCAAAATCTTGGTGGCTTCATGTTCTACGTCTATTGGAAAAAACCTCGCATCCATAACCCTGCCACCGGACAATTTATCACCTTACCCTTCAGCAAATCCAAGCACATGGTCGTACCTCCAGGAGGAGAAAAAAACGTGGCCTATTTTTTCGGATACGACCCTATTAGCAATAAGTACAAAGTGATCTCCCTTGTAAGCGTATTCTTAGAAGAAACTAGGGTAGTCATAAGTTCAGAGAATCGAGTCCTTGTCTTGAAACATGGACGAGGTTCTTGGAGAAAGGCTGCTCTAACTCCAACGGACTTTTGTCCTCACGTGCCTTCCAAAGGAGGAATCTCTATCGATGGGGTTATATATTACTTGGCTTGGCTTGATCTTTATAGACTTGTTGTTGTGAGTTTCGACATTAGATCCGAAGAGTTCAACATGATCCATGTACCCAAGCTAGATGAAAGTATCTTGAAAGATGATCTCACTCTTTTGGAGTGTGGTGGAAAAGCAACTCTATTTGACCAAATCAATCTTAGAGACAAGGGTGTCTTGGCTTTATGGACTGTGGAAGATGTCGGGAGCGAGAAATGGTCGTGCAAGAGTTTGGTTTTGAAGCCTTCTCAGCTGCCTTTGGTTAATAGCTTCAAGGTTCAAGGTACAACTCAAAATGGCAACGTTCTCCTGATACCAGAAGATTTTATTTCTCCTTTTCACATTCTCTCTTATGATCTTCGGAGCAATGATATGAGAAAGATTGAGATCGAAG TGTCCAGTGTCACTGACTCAACTTGGTTGGATTTCGCTCTTGACCCCGAAGAAGACCTTGATGATAATTAA
- the LOC106309881 gene encoding DNA polymerase beta → MAPKRGRNRSPSPDRNGMFGGMVVFMVDTGVQRRRLQIWKQKLVQMGGAVIEEGSLTKKVTHVLAMTPEALVGKFQKEPLSRFKVFLLRYQWLEDSLTSGEKANEDLYLLKFEDPNKKSLPARSGSEDQPSTPKRARDSPDSSDTVGLETQNNTQGSPTSCSVPSTSACPGEGISETPSTSPQSEPTSVYKPPDLNRNITEIFGKLINIYRSLGDDRRSFSYYKAIPVIEKFPTKIESVDQLKHLPGIGKSLTDHIQEIVTTGKLSKLEHFETDEKVRTISLFGEVWGIGPATALKLYEKGHRTLEDLKNEDSLTHAQRLGLKYFDDIRTRIPRQEVQEMEQLLQRVGEEVLPRVDIVCGGSYRRGKATCGDLDIVITHPDGQSHKGFLTKFVKRLKEINFLREDLIFSTHSEEGTGSGVDTYFGLCTYPGQELRRRIDLKVYPRDIHAFGLIAWTGNDVLNRRLRLLAESKGYRLDDTGLFPATHSSSGNRGGRASASMKLSTEKQVFDFLGFPLLEPHERNL, encoded by the exons ATGGCGCCAAAGCGAGGAAGAAACCGGTCGCCTTCTCCGGACCGGAACGGGATGTTCGGCGGAATGGTAGTTTTCATGGTGGACACCGGAGTCCAGCGCCGTCGATTGCAG ATATGGAAGCAGAAGCTGGTTCAAATGGGAGGAGCAGTGATCGAGGAAGGTTCGTTGACGAAAAAAGTCACTCATGTTCTCGCCATGACTCCCGAAGCTCTTGTCGGAAAATTCCAGAAAGAACCTCTCTCTCGTTTTAAAG TTTTCCTTCTGCGTTACCAGTGGTTAGAAGATAGTCTAACTTCAGGAGAGAAGGCTAATGAAGACTTGTATCTTCTCAAATTTGAAGATCCAAACAAAAAGTCTTTGCCTGCAAGGAGTGGTAGTGAGGATCAGCCATCAACTCCAAAACGAGCTAGGGACTCCCCTGATTCTTCTGATACCGTAGGCTTAGAAACCCAAAACAATACACAGGGATCACCTACTAGTTGCAGTGTTCCCTCTACTAGTGCTTGCCCTGGAGAAGGCATTTCAGAGACTCCCTCTACTAGTCCACAATCAGAG CCCACATCCGTTTACAAACCACCCGATTTGAACAGAAACATCACTGAGATATTTGGGAAGCTGATAAACATATATAGAT CTTTGGGTGACGATAGAAGATCCTTTAGCTATTACAAAGCTATACCCGTCATTGAAAAGTTTCCCACCAAGATTGAAAGCGTTGATCAGCTCAAACACCTCCCTGGGATTGGAAAGTCGTTGACAGATCAT ATTCAAGAAATCGTGACAACAGGGAAGTTATCCAAGTTAGAACACTTTGAAACAGATGAGAAG GTACGTACGATCAGCTTGTTTGGGGAAGTTTGGGGGATTGGTCCTGCTACTGCACTCAAGCTATACGAGAAAGGACACCGCACGTTAGAAGACTTGAAGAACGAGGATTCACTAACGCATGCGCAGAGGCTGGGGTTGAAATATTTTGATGATATCAGAACAAGGATTCCACGCCAAGAG GTGCAGGAGATGGAACAACTTCTACAGAGAGTGGGCGAGGAAGTCTTACCTAGA GTGGATATTGTATGTGGAGGATCATATAGACGTGGGAAAGCTACTTGCGGAGATCTAGATATCGTTATCACACATCCTGATGGACAAAG TCACAAGGGCTTCTTGACAAAGTTTGTAAAGCGTTTGAAGGAAATAAACTTTCTTAGGGAAGATCTCATCTTCAGTACCCACAGTGAAGAG GGTACTGGTTCAGGCGTCGACACGTATTTTGGTCTGTGCACTTATCCTGGTCAGGAGCTGAGGCGCCGTATTGATTTAAAG GTTTATCCGAGGGATATACATGCATTCGGACTAATAGCCTGGACAGGGAACGACGTGCTGAACAGAAG GCTGAGATTGCTAGCGGAATCCAAAGGATATAGACTCGATGACACTGGACTGTTCCCAGCTACTCACAGCTCAAGTGGTAACCGG GGTGGTAGAGCAAGTGCCAGCATGAAACTCTCCACAGAGAAACAAGTTTTCGATTTCTTAGGGTTTCCTTTGCTCGAGCCACACGAGAGGAATCTTTAA
- the LOC106307841 gene encoding protein NLRC3-like: MASSSTSSLYLHYLPKASSGLRFEFRGGSSSSSHRLLVSPVVFLRQSPRLSAIRASAEGSSRRKAYKESQAVSGFPNAKVQQIASNVLPVGSFIVVTFVLWKVVEKFMSPKTSSSGDSKSSTEGVKWSIGAGTNLLQGFAAKVDRENKQRLNEFAKELRSFRSVDMSGCNFGDEGLFFLAESLGYNQTVEEVSFSANGITAAGVKAFDGVLQSNIMLKVLNLSGNPIGDEGAKTLCATLMENSSIEILQLNSTDLGDEGAKEVAELLKRNSILRVIELNNNMIDYSGFTSLAGALLENNTIRNLHLNGNYGGALGANALSKGLEGNKSLRELHLHGNSIGDEGIRALMAGLSSHKGKLALLDLGNNSITAKGAFYVAEYIKRSKCLVWLNLYMNDIGDEGAEKVADALKQNRSIATIDIGGNNIHAEGVNAIAQALKDNAIITTLEVGYNPIGPDGAKALSEILKFHGNVKTLKLGWCQIAAKGAEYVADMLRYNNTISVLDLRANGLRDEGASCLARSLKVVNEALTSVDLGFNEIRDDGAFAIAQALKANEDVTVTSINLGNNFITKFGQSALTDARDHVLEMTEKEVEIFF; this comes from the exons ATGGCGTCATCTTCCACCAGCTCTCTCTATCTCCACTATCTCCCCAAG GCTTCTTCCGGTTTACGATTCGAGTTTCGAGGCGGCTCATCTTCTTCTAGCCATCGGTTGCTCGTTTCTCCGGTGGTGTTTCTTCGACAAAGTCCGAGACTTTCTGCGATCAGAGCTTCAGCGGAAGGAAGCTCGAGGCGTAAGGCTTACAAGGAGTCACAAGCGGTTAGTGGGTTCCCTAATGCTAAAGTTCAGCAGATTGCGTCTAACGTCTTGCCCGTTGGCTCATTCATTGTCGTCACCTTCG TTTTGTGGAAAGTGGTGGAGAAGTTCATGTCTCCTAAGACTTCTTCATCTGGAGATAGCAAGTCTTCTACGGAAGGAGTGAAGTGGTCGATCGGTGCTGGTACTAATCTGTTACAAGGGTTTGCTGCAAAGGTTGATAGGGAGAACAAGCAGAGGCTTAATGAGTTTGCTAAAGAACTCAGGTCCTTCAGAAGTGTTGACATGTCAG GATGCAACTTTGGAGATGAAGGACTGTTTTTTCTTGCTGAAAGCCTTGGGTATAATCAG ACTGTAGAGGAAGTCAGTTTTTCTGCAAATGGAATAACAGCTGCTGGAGTTAAAGCCTTTGATGGTGTTCTTCAGTCAAATATTATGTTAAAGGTTCTTAACCTCTCTGGAAACCCTATCGGTGATGAAGGAGCTAAG ACTTTATGTGCTACATTGATGGAAAATTCTAGCATCGAGATACTTCAGCTGAACAGTACTGATTTAGGAGACGAG GGTGCAAAAGAAGTTGCTGAGTTGTTGAAGAGAAATTCAATCTTGAGGGTTATTGAGCTGAATAATAACATGATTGACTATTCT GGATTCACAAGTCTTGCTGGAGCTCTTCTTGAGAATAATACAATACGAAATTTACATCTCAA TGGAAACTATGGTGGTGCTTTGGGTGCCAATGCTTTATCTAAAGGGCTAGAGGGTAATAAGTCTTTACGG GAGCTTCATTTGCATGGAAACTCCATTGGAGATGAAGGGATTCGTGCTTTGATGGCTGGTCTTTCTTCCCACAAAG GGAAACTGGCTCTGCTAGACCTCGGTAACAACTCAATCACCGCAAAGGGCGCCTTCTATGTAGCAGAATACATCAAGAGAAGCAAGTGCCTGGTTTGGTTGAACCTGTACATGAATGACATAGGCGATGAG GGAGCTGAGAAGGTTGCAGATGCTCTGAAGCAGAACCGTTCAATTGCAACCATTGACATT GGCGGAAACAACATCCACGCAGAGGGAGTTAATGCTATAGCCCAAGCTCTGAAAGATAATGCAATTATAACGACG TTAGAGGTTGGTTATAATCCCATAGGACCTGATGGAGCAAAAGCATTATCAGAAATTCTCAAGTTCCATGGAAATGTGAAGACGCTCAAACTTGGTTGGTGCCAG ATAGCAGCTAAGGGTGCTGAATACGTTGCAGACATGTTGAGATATAACAACACGATCTCGGTTTTGGACTTGCGAGCAAATGGACTTAGAGATGAG GGAGCTTCTTGTTTAGCTCGGAGCTTAAAAGTAGTTAATGAAGCTCTGACGTCCGTGGATCTAGGATTCAATGAGATTCGG GATGATGGTGCATTCGCCATTGCTCAAGCTCTAAAGGCCAACGAAGATGTAACGGTTACATCAATAAACCTGGGGAACAACTTCATCACCAAGTTTGGACAG AGTGCTCTTACGGACGCTCGAGACCATGTTCTTGAGATGACTGAAAAGGAAGTAGAGATTTTCTTCTAG